The Stenotrophomonas rhizophila genome has a window encoding:
- the recB gene encoding exodeoxyribonuclease V subunit beta, translating to MSRLMLQDDPYLSLPLDGVRLIEASAGTGKTFTLATLFTRLVVEQGYRIGQILAVTFTDAATQELRKRIRERLALAAQLLARAPAADDAPEVQLTRYLLQRELALGRETPAALAQRLQTAADEIDLASIFTIHGFCTRVLREHALESGHTFDPPTLLPSERELHDQLAADLWRVHANDPATVDALTRLWSAPDALARDLSALIKPLPLLPALPQQYLEDPSPALQVAAEALGSAIDAHVDAAQASIANAFERKLFDGRRARRPSFDKAFAELLAGRAARTWPRGSTSHLGKLLPVALLGFCKEDQQGHCPASPLFDALQTWWHAADACDQWLRQQALLLLHQLRGQAHARLDELKRVGRVQTYDDLIDGVAAALEGPHRAALVQQLRAQYAIALVDEFQDTDDRQWGIFQRVFGDSPETRDAGLAPALFLIGDPKQAIYGFRGGDIHTYLKAKREAEAAPALNRNFRSRPGVLRALQALYAAAGERAFLEADIAFEPVLPGSTRDDADFLRDGQPAPGLTLRLLRSDDGADFKADPSRQQATDACVAAIHQVLLEGREGRALLRGQPVQPGDIAVLVRRHHEATRIQRALSAVGIPAVAAGKQSLYATAEARELRVLLLALLQPADEGRLRAALSTVLLGENAAAIDAMERDGDPQRAFQTRLLLWRERWLRGGPFAVIADLCAEHAERLLGLLDGERRLTNYLQLGELLQQAAGQALGMHGLLDWLQVQMAHADQDDEQQLLRLESDARRVQIITLHKSKGLEYPLVFLPFVGIDSGGGNTDSNCTVYAEGRRELHWKLDKDEAWSAASERSAQEQRAEDARLLYVGLTRAEHALWIAAGDLAGLAKTRLAPMLSDLEALRAHPDIAVIEGPVEPRPAQLPVQREGELPPVRAITRRVPHDWWVYSFTQLAHADAGHDTDAVATEAPAPAADEPAGVELPLEVEPPAPGEPQPEIDPRFMGSRFGNVLHDALENTDFARWADWRAGDPAPGDEAEVLRESLRSEGYADADLDDGVAVLVPLVGQTLTVQLPEGGALHSVPLHDRRAEIEFHFAMQPTAVPALLQLLHHHGLVPDRRGFGTRRQLEGLMTGKIDLTYVRDGRWYVLDYKSNRLPGYDAARLAAAMQSSEYDLQALIYTVALHRWLRFRLGSHYIQERDLGGIRYLFCRGLEAGRADAPGVHAQRFAPALVEAMDALFAGGPGKHAELVARARGEA from the coding sequence ATGAGCCGGCTGATGCTGCAGGACGACCCGTACCTGTCGCTGCCGCTGGACGGCGTGCGCCTGATCGAGGCCAGCGCCGGCACCGGCAAAACCTTCACCCTGGCCACGCTGTTCACCCGGCTGGTGGTGGAGCAGGGTTACCGCATCGGCCAGATCCTGGCGGTGACCTTCACCGACGCGGCCACCCAGGAACTGCGCAAGCGCATCCGCGAGCGCCTGGCGCTGGCCGCGCAGCTGCTGGCGCGCGCACCGGCCGCCGACGACGCACCCGAGGTGCAGCTGACCCGCTACCTGCTGCAGCGCGAACTGGCGCTGGGCCGGGAAACACCCGCAGCGCTGGCCCAGCGCCTGCAGACCGCCGCCGATGAGATCGACCTGGCCTCGATCTTCACCATCCATGGCTTCTGCACCCGCGTGCTGCGCGAGCACGCGCTGGAAAGCGGGCATACCTTCGACCCGCCCACGCTGCTGCCCAGCGAACGCGAACTGCACGACCAGCTGGCGGCCGATCTGTGGCGCGTGCACGCCAACGACCCGGCCACGGTGGATGCGTTGACCCGGTTGTGGTCCGCGCCCGATGCGCTGGCGCGCGACCTGTCGGCGCTGATCAAGCCATTGCCGCTGCTGCCCGCGTTGCCGCAGCAGTATCTGGAGGATCCCAGCCCCGCGCTGCAGGTGGCCGCCGAGGCGCTCGGCAGTGCGATCGACGCGCATGTCGACGCCGCCCAGGCCAGCATCGCCAACGCCTTCGAGCGCAAGCTCTTCGACGGTCGCCGCGCGCGGAGGCCGAGCTTCGACAAAGCCTTTGCCGAGCTGCTGGCCGGTCGTGCAGCGCGCACCTGGCCGCGTGGTTCCACCTCGCACCTGGGCAAGCTGCTGCCGGTGGCGTTGCTCGGGTTCTGCAAGGAGGACCAGCAGGGCCATTGCCCGGCCTCGCCGCTGTTCGATGCGCTGCAGACCTGGTGGCACGCCGCCGATGCCTGCGACCAGTGGCTGCGGCAGCAGGCGCTGCTGCTGCTGCACCAGCTGCGCGGGCAGGCCCATGCGCGGCTGGACGAACTCAAGCGGGTCGGCCGCGTGCAGACCTACGATGACCTGATCGACGGCGTGGCCGCCGCACTGGAGGGCCCGCACCGCGCGGCACTGGTGCAGCAGCTGCGCGCACAGTACGCCATCGCGCTGGTGGATGAGTTCCAGGACACCGACGACCGCCAGTGGGGCATCTTCCAGCGCGTGTTCGGCGATTCGCCCGAAACCCGCGACGCCGGGCTGGCGCCGGCGCTGTTCCTGATCGGCGATCCCAAACAGGCCATCTACGGGTTCCGCGGCGGCGATATCCACACCTACCTCAAGGCCAAGCGCGAAGCAGAGGCCGCACCGGCGTTGAACCGCAACTTCCGCTCGCGCCCCGGCGTGCTGCGCGCGCTGCAGGCGTTGTACGCAGCCGCAGGCGAGCGCGCGTTCCTGGAAGCGGACATCGCCTTCGAACCGGTGCTGCCGGGCAGTACCCGCGACGATGCCGATTTCCTGCGCGATGGCCAGCCCGCACCCGGGCTGACCCTGCGCCTGCTGCGCAGTGACGATGGTGCTGACTTCAAGGCAGACCCCTCGCGCCAGCAGGCCACCGACGCCTGCGTGGCCGCGATCCACCAGGTGCTGCTGGAGGGTCGCGAAGGCCGCGCGCTGCTGCGCGGGCAGCCGGTACAGCCAGGCGACATCGCAGTGCTGGTGCGCCGCCACCATGAAGCCACCCGCATCCAGCGCGCGCTGAGCGCGGTGGGCATTCCGGCGGTGGCTGCCGGCAAGCAGAGCCTGTATGCGACCGCCGAAGCCCGCGAACTGCGCGTGCTGCTGCTGGCCCTGCTGCAGCCGGCCGATGAAGGCCGCCTGCGCGCGGCGCTGTCGACCGTATTGCTGGGCGAAAACGCCGCCGCCATCGACGCGATGGAGCGCGACGGCGACCCGCAGCGTGCGTTCCAGACCCGGCTGCTGCTGTGGCGGGAACGCTGGCTGCGCGGCGGGCCGTTCGCGGTCATCGCCGACCTGTGCGCCGAACACGCCGAGCGCCTGCTGGGCCTGCTGGATGGCGAACGCCGGCTCACCAACTACCTGCAGCTCGGCGAGCTGCTGCAGCAGGCCGCAGGCCAGGCGCTGGGCATGCACGGCCTGCTGGACTGGTTGCAGGTGCAGATGGCACACGCCGACCAGGACGATGAACAACAGCTGCTGCGGCTGGAATCGGATGCGCGCCGGGTGCAGATCATCACCCTGCACAAGAGCAAGGGGCTGGAATACCCGCTGGTGTTCCTGCCGTTCGTGGGCATCGACAGCGGTGGCGGCAACACCGACTCCAACTGCACCGTGTACGCCGAAGGTCGCCGAGAGCTGCACTGGAAGCTGGACAAGGACGAGGCCTGGAGCGCGGCCAGCGAGCGCAGCGCTCAGGAGCAACGCGCTGAAGACGCGCGACTGCTGTATGTGGGCCTGACCCGCGCCGAGCATGCGCTGTGGATCGCGGCCGGCGACCTGGCCGGGCTGGCGAAGACGCGGCTGGCGCCGATGCTGTCCGACCTGGAAGCGCTGCGCGCGCACCCGGACATCGCGGTGATCGAAGGCCCGGTGGAGCCGCGCCCGGCGCAGCTGCCAGTGCAGCGCGAAGGCGAGCTGCCGCCGGTGCGCGCCATCACCCGGCGGGTGCCGCACGACTGGTGGGTGTACAGCTTCACCCAGCTGGCCCACGCCGACGCCGGCCACGACACCGACGCGGTGGCCACCGAAGCGCCGGCCCCGGCAGCCGACGAACCGGCCGGCGTGGAACTGCCGCTTGAAGTGGAACCGCCCGCGCCCGGTGAGCCGCAGCCGGAGATCGACCCGCGCTTCATGGGCAGCCGCTTCGGCAACGTGCTGCACGATGCACTGGAGAACACCGATTTCGCGCGCTGGGCGGACTGGCGCGCGGGCGACCCGGCACCGGGCGATGAGGCCGAGGTGCTGCGCGAATCGCTGCGCAGCGAAGGCTACGCCGATGCCGACCTGGACGACGGCGTGGCGGTGCTGGTGCCGCTGGTCGGCCAGACCTTGACCGTGCAGCTGCCCGAAGGCGGCGCGCTGCACAGCGTGCCGCTGCACGACCGGCGGGCCGAGATCGAGTTCCACTTCGCCATGCAGCCCACCGCGGTGCCGGCGCTGCTGCAGCTGCTGCACCACCACGGGCTGGTGCCGGACCGCCGCGGCTTTGGCACGCGACGCCAGCTCGAGGGGCTGATGACCGGCAAGATCGACCTGACCTACGTGCGCGACGGACGCTGGTACGTGCTCGACTACAAATCCAACCGCTTGCCCGGCTACGACGCCGCGCGCCTGGCAGCCGCCATGCAAAGCAGCGAGTACGACCTGCAGGCCCTGATCTACACCGTGGCACTGCACCGCTGGCTGCGCTTCCGGCTGGGCAGCCACTACATACAGGAGCGCGACCTGGGTGGCATCCGCTATCTGTTCTGCCGCGGCCTGGAAGCGGGACGCGCGGACGCACCGGGCGTGCATGCGCAGCGCTTTGCCCCGGCCCTGGTCGAGGCGATGGATGCACTGTTCGCAGGCGGCCCCGGGAAGCACGCCGAACTGGTGGCACGCGCGCGGGGTGAGGCATGA
- the recD gene encoding exodeoxyribonuclease V subunit alpha: MSLLDALLKQGTLRTLDHALAQSLRRLQPETPDAVLAAAALASLAVAQGHAGVDPAAPRRLVDAELDWPSPDTWLAQLRASPWVASPDSDDVLAADAPLVLEHGLLYLRRYREYERRLALGLQRIAAHSLPAHDPGGLATLFAQLFPQALEGIDHQARAAAVALRHPLVLVTGGPGTGKTTTIARLLVLLAAQAQQAGAALPRVALAAPTGRAAERMADSLRQALQRLRLVGVASELAEAMPTTGATLHRLLGVIPDSPRFRHHADNPLPYDIVVVDEASMIDLPLMTKLVEAVASGTRLVLLGDPDQLPSVEAGDVLSAILQASGDGLGTQADDAAALRPLLAAPALLPVAPPRAFAGRRVQLQRGYRQSDALDLAPLARAVREGDSATALQLLRGGSLAGVAFHEDQVDPLLQHRHTLLAHWRGLGEADDPVQALAQAGRLRLLTALREGPQGARGLNERIEAALAGSARPGSGPRYFHGRLLLITENSYRHRLFNGDIGLCLRSREGAMLAWFPGDSPEQPRAFHPAALPAHESAFAMTVHKAQGSEFDEVWLQLPRRDNRVLSRELVYTGMTRARQALHVLGSAEVMQAALARHASRLSGLAQRLEGRAGPCPAVPAAPAQGELW, from the coding sequence ATGAGCCTGCTCGACGCACTGCTGAAGCAGGGCACCCTGCGCACGCTCGACCATGCGCTGGCGCAGAGCCTGCGCCGGCTGCAGCCGGAGACGCCGGATGCGGTGCTGGCCGCCGCCGCGCTGGCCTCGCTGGCGGTGGCGCAGGGCCACGCCGGCGTCGACCCGGCAGCGCCCCGGCGGTTGGTGGATGCCGAGCTGGACTGGCCTTCGCCGGACACATGGCTGGCGCAGCTGCGTGCGTCGCCGTGGGTGGCATCCCCCGACAGCGACGACGTGCTGGCCGCCGATGCACCGCTGGTGCTCGAACACGGCCTGCTGTACCTGCGCCGTTACCGCGAATACGAACGCCGTTTGGCACTCGGCCTGCAGCGCATCGCCGCGCATTCTTTGCCGGCGCACGACCCGGGCGGGCTCGCCACGCTGTTCGCCCAGCTGTTCCCGCAGGCGCTGGAGGGCATCGACCACCAGGCGCGCGCGGCTGCAGTGGCGCTGCGCCATCCACTGGTGCTGGTCACCGGTGGCCCCGGTACCGGCAAGACCACCACCATCGCGCGCCTGCTGGTGCTGTTGGCCGCGCAGGCGCAGCAGGCCGGTGCGGCCCTGCCACGGGTGGCACTGGCCGCCCCCACCGGCCGCGCCGCCGAGCGCATGGCCGACAGCCTGCGCCAGGCGCTGCAGCGGCTGCGCCTGGTGGGTGTCGCGTCCGAACTGGCCGAGGCCATGCCGACCACCGGGGCGACCCTGCACCGGCTGCTGGGCGTCATTCCCGATTCGCCACGCTTCCGCCACCACGCCGACAACCCGCTGCCGTACGACATCGTGGTCGTGGATGAGGCCTCGATGATCGACCTGCCGCTGATGACCAAGCTGGTCGAAGCGGTGGCCAGCGGCACCCGGCTGGTGCTGCTGGGCGACCCGGACCAGCTGCCGTCGGTGGAAGCCGGCGACGTGCTCAGCGCGATCCTGCAGGCCAGCGGCGACGGCTTGGGCACCCAGGCCGATGACGCCGCCGCGCTGCGCCCGCTGCTGGCCGCCCCTGCGTTGCTGCCGGTGGCCCCGCCCCGCGCGTTCGCCGGTCGCCGCGTGCAGCTGCAGCGCGGGTACCGGCAGAGCGATGCGCTGGACCTGGCGCCGCTGGCGCGCGCGGTGCGCGAGGGCGACAGCGCTACCGCGCTGCAGCTGCTGCGCGGCGGCAGCCTGGCCGGCGTGGCGTTCCACGAAGACCAGGTCGACCCACTGCTGCAGCACCGGCACACCCTGCTGGCGCACTGGCGCGGGTTGGGCGAAGCCGATGATCCGGTGCAGGCGCTGGCGCAGGCCGGACGGCTGCGCCTGCTCACCGCGCTGCGCGAGGGGCCGCAGGGTGCGCGCGGGCTGAACGAGCGGATCGAAGCCGCCCTGGCCGGCAGCGCGCGCCCGGGCAGCGGGCCCCGCTATTTCCATGGCCGGCTGCTGCTGATCACCGAAAACAGTTACCGGCACCGCTTGTTCAACGGCGATATCGGCTTGTGCCTGCGCAGCCGCGAAGGCGCGATGCTGGCCTGGTTCCCCGGCGACAGCCCGGAGCAGCCACGCGCCTTCCACCCGGCGGCGTTGCCCGCCCATGAAAGTGCCTTCGCCATGACCGTACACAAGGCACAGGGCTCGGAATTCGATGAGGTCTGGTTGCAGCTGCCTCGGCGCGACAACCGGGTGCTGTCGCGCGAGTTGGTGTACACCGGCATGACCCGCGCGCGGCAGGCGTTGCATGTACTGGGCAGTGCAGAGGTGATGCAGGCTGCGTTGGCGCGGCATGCCAGCCGGTTGTCCGGGCTGGCGCAGCGACTGGAGGGTAGAGCCGGGCCTTGCCCGGCTGTACCTGCAGCGCCCGCCCAAGGCGAACTCTGGTAG